From Actinoplanes oblitus, a single genomic window includes:
- a CDS encoding TetR/AcrR family transcriptional regulator — MNSVTPPVNTDGRRNRWDGHREQRRAELTAAAIEAIRQHGPEIGMEAIAAHAGVSKPVLYRYFSDKSELWLAVGQAAGAMVLEAMIPAVASVREERAAIAAAIDVYLTHIEADLNLYRFVVHQPDIARHRDVVADVVDTVASGLARIFGDRLRARGLDSGASLPWAYGVVGYVQSVGDWWLRQQQPISREALGEYLTAFLWGGVSGISRAADIPGGLAAQEGWAR, encoded by the coding sequence ATGAACTCGGTCACTCCGCCCGTCAACACCGACGGCCGCCGCAATCGCTGGGACGGCCATCGTGAGCAGCGCCGCGCCGAATTGACAGCGGCCGCGATAGAGGCGATTCGGCAGCACGGGCCGGAGATCGGCATGGAGGCGATAGCGGCGCACGCCGGCGTCAGCAAACCAGTCCTCTATAGATATTTTTCCGACAAGTCCGAGTTGTGGCTGGCGGTCGGGCAGGCGGCCGGCGCGATGGTGCTGGAGGCGATGATCCCGGCGGTCGCGTCGGTGCGCGAGGAGCGCGCCGCGATCGCCGCCGCCATCGACGTCTACCTCACGCACATCGAGGCCGACCTGAACCTGTACCGGTTCGTGGTGCACCAGCCGGACATCGCCCGGCACCGCGACGTGGTCGCCGACGTGGTGGACACCGTGGCCAGCGGCCTGGCCCGGATCTTCGGTGACCGGTTGCGGGCCCGCGGGCTGGACTCCGGCGCCTCGCTGCCGTGGGCGTACGGGGTGGTCGGTTACGTGCAGTCGGTCGGCGACTGGTGGCTCCGGCAGCAGCAGCCGATCAGCCGCGAGGCGCTCGGCGAGTACCTGACGGCGTTTCTGTGGGGCGGTGTCTCCGGGATCAGCCGGGCCGCCGACATCCCGGGTGGTTTGGCGGCTCAAGAAGGGTGGGCGAGATAG
- a CDS encoding sirohydrochlorin chelatase yields the protein MPTLIAVAHGTRSATGRRELRELAAAVARRRPGLDVRLCYVDVQEPKVADVVPAVTDAVVVPLLLSCGYHVRVDIAEAVAGTGIPVTAPLGPDPVLLDSLIGNLPAADAVVLAAAGSSDPRWRADVAGVAARLPGPARVAYVSGTGPRVPDVVAQLRAAGAQRIAIAAYLLADGLFYRSLRDAGADTVTPPLCHDVAVADLVLSRFDGEFVNGGKQVLTTVGSRL from the coding sequence ATGCCTACCTTGATCGCTGTCGCCCATGGCACCCGTTCGGCCACCGGGCGGCGGGAATTGCGGGAACTCGCCGCCGCGGTGGCCCGGCGCCGGCCGGGATTGGACGTGCGGCTCTGTTACGTCGACGTGCAGGAGCCGAAGGTCGCCGACGTCGTGCCGGCGGTGACCGACGCGGTAGTCGTGCCGCTGCTGCTGTCCTGCGGCTATCACGTGCGGGTGGACATCGCCGAGGCGGTGGCCGGCACCGGCATCCCGGTGACCGCGCCGCTCGGACCGGACCCGGTGCTGCTGGACAGCCTGATCGGTAACCTGCCGGCGGCCGACGCGGTCGTGCTGGCGGCCGCCGGATCGTCGGATCCGCGGTGGCGCGCCGATGTGGCGGGTGTCGCCGCGCGGCTGCCCGGGCCGGCCCGGGTCGCCTACGTGTCCGGTACCGGGCCGCGTGTCCCGGACGTGGTCGCGCAACTGCGCGCCGCCGGCGCGCAACGGATCGCGATCGCCGCGTATCTGCTGGCCGACGGGCTGTTCTACAGGTCGTTGCGGGATGCCGGCGCGGACACGGTGACCCCGCCCCTGTGCCACGATGTTGCGGTGGCCGACCTGGTCCTGAGTCGATTCGATGGCGAGTTTGTAAACGGCGGGAAACAGGTTCTCACAACCGTCGGTAGCCGCTTGTAG
- a CDS encoding class I SAM-dependent methyltransferase yields MNDDVDSGNLAKVRRYYDRTESRLGYNYILGGTKHFGWYDGRLSMWSFRRALERMEDELARRLGLPSGAKVLDAGCGTGAVARALASRAGLHVTGMDILDWNLRMARERAAAAGLQDRTEFHLGDYHKLPFPDESFDGVYTMETLVHAADPTAVLKEFHRVLRPGGRLVHFEYAHPPQNAMRASSWIALQDVCRLAAMPAWLEFEDGVLDELVKAAGFTGVTTEDVTRRMMPMVRAFYIMGVFPYFVGRAIGKVEKTVNAMSGVEMFQHQDAWSYNITVATKPEA; encoded by the coding sequence ATGAATGATGATGTCGACTCGGGTAACCTGGCGAAAGTCCGGCGATATTATGACCGGACCGAGTCGAGATTAGGTTATAACTACATTCTCGGCGGTACCAAGCATTTCGGCTGGTACGACGGGCGCCTGTCGATGTGGTCCTTCCGCCGCGCGCTCGAGCGGATGGAGGACGAGCTGGCCAGGCGGCTCGGCCTGCCGTCGGGCGCCAAGGTCCTGGACGCCGGGTGCGGGACCGGTGCGGTGGCGCGGGCTCTCGCCTCGCGGGCCGGCCTGCACGTGACCGGGATGGACATCCTGGACTGGAACCTGCGGATGGCCAGGGAGCGGGCCGCCGCGGCCGGGCTCCAGGACCGCACCGAGTTCCATCTGGGCGATTATCACAAGCTGCCGTTCCCCGATGAATCGTTCGACGGTGTCTACACCATGGAGACTCTGGTGCACGCCGCGGACCCCACGGCGGTGCTGAAAGAATTCCACCGGGTGCTCCGGCCGGGCGGCCGTCTGGTCCATTTCGAATATGCTCACCCGCCGCAGAATGCGATGCGCGCGTCCTCGTGGATCGCGTTGCAGGACGTGTGCCGGCTCGCCGCCATGCCCGCCTGGCTCGAATTCGAGGACGGCGTGCTCGACGAGCTCGTGAAAGCCGCGGGTTTCACCGGTGTCACCACCGAGGATGTCACCAGGCGCATGATGCCGATGGTGCGCGCCTTCTACATCATGGGTGTCTTCCCCTATTTCGTCGGCCGGGCCATCGGCAAGGTGGAGAAAACCGTGAACGCGATGAGCGGCGTGGAGATGTTCCAGCACCAGGACGCCTGGAGCTACAACATCACGGTCGCGACGAAACCGGAGGCCTGA
- a CDS encoding flavin-containing monooxygenase, translated as MSDFDVLIIGAGLSGIGAAWRLQQQRPRDTYAILEARDAIGGTWDLFRYPGVRSDSDMFTLSYPFRPWREPESLASGDKIRRYIEETAAEAGISEHIRFGKKVVSADWAGDRWTLTTADGDVHTARFVYACAGYYSYAEGYQPDFPGLDQYRGRLVHPQFWPADLDYTGKRVVVIGSGATAVTLVPAMAGDAQHVTMLQRSPTYVIPLPDQDLIANVARRVLPARAANRVARAKNVLVTQLFYQVARKRPKQVRKVLQGLAARFLKNPGYVEEHFTPHYEPWDQRLCVIPNGDLFRSISSGRASVVTDHIDTFVPEGIRLRSGTVLEADIVVSATGLSLLPVGGVRVSVDGTPVDLGQLSAYRGLMLSGVPNLAYCIGYVNASWTLRADLSTRYVLKLLDHMERHGYAVATPTRPAGSGRPLLDLSSGYVQRALDKFPRQGDRDPWLVRQNYLRDVVSTPRADVTQDMTFARHTAPIPHTEVV; from the coding sequence GTGAGTGACTTCGACGTCCTGATCATCGGCGCCGGCCTGTCCGGGATCGGCGCGGCGTGGCGGTTGCAGCAGCAGCGGCCGCGGGACACCTACGCGATCCTGGAGGCGCGGGACGCGATCGGCGGCACCTGGGACCTGTTCCGCTACCCCGGGGTCCGCTCCGATTCGGACATGTTCACGCTGTCCTACCCGTTCCGGCCGTGGCGGGAGCCGGAATCCCTGGCGTCCGGCGACAAGATCCGCCGGTACATCGAGGAGACCGCCGCCGAGGCGGGGATCTCGGAACACATCCGTTTCGGCAAGAAGGTCGTCAGCGCCGACTGGGCCGGTGACCGCTGGACGCTCACCACCGCTGACGGCGATGTCCACACCGCCAGATTCGTGTACGCCTGCGCCGGCTACTACAGCTACGCCGAGGGCTACCAGCCCGACTTCCCCGGCCTGGACCAGTACCGGGGGCGGCTCGTCCATCCCCAGTTCTGGCCGGCCGACCTGGACTACACCGGCAAGCGGGTGGTCGTGATCGGCAGCGGCGCCACCGCCGTCACCCTGGTCCCGGCGATGGCGGGCGACGCCCAGCACGTCACCATGCTGCAGCGCTCCCCGACGTACGTGATCCCGCTGCCCGACCAGGACCTGATCGCGAACGTGGCCCGGCGCGTCCTGCCGGCGCGCGCCGCGAACCGGGTCGCCCGCGCCAAGAACGTCCTGGTCACCCAGCTCTTCTACCAGGTGGCGCGCAAGCGCCCGAAGCAGGTGCGCAAGGTCCTGCAGGGCCTGGCCGCCCGGTTCCTGAAGAACCCGGGCTACGTCGAGGAGCACTTCACGCCGCACTACGAGCCGTGGGACCAGCGCCTCTGCGTGATCCCGAACGGCGACCTGTTCAGGAGCATCAGCTCCGGCCGGGCCTCGGTGGTGACCGACCACATCGACACGTTCGTCCCGGAGGGCATCCGGCTCCGGTCCGGCACGGTCCTGGAGGCGGACATCGTCGTTTCGGCGACCGGCCTGTCCCTGCTGCCGGTCGGCGGGGTGCGGGTCAGCGTCGACGGGACACCCGTCGACCTCGGGCAGCTCTCCGCGTACCGCGGCCTGATGCTCTCCGGCGTGCCGAACCTGGCCTACTGCATCGGTTACGTCAACGCCTCCTGGACGCTGCGCGCCGACCTCTCCACCCGGTACGTGCTCAAGCTGCTCGACCACATGGAACGGCACGGGTACGCCGTCGCGACGCCGACCCGGCCGGCCGGCTCCGGCCGGCCGCTGCTCGACCTCTCCTCCGGCTACGTCCAGCGCGCCCTGGACAAGTTCCCGCGCCAGGGCGACCGCGACCCGTGGCTGGTCCGGCAGAACTACCTGCGGGACGTGGTGTCCACGCCACGTGCCGACGTCACGCAGGACATGACCTTCGCCCGGCACACCGCTCCCATCCCCCACACAGAGGTGGTCTGA
- a CDS encoding uroporphyrinogen-III synthase, translating into MTEGALAGFTVAVTAERRRSEMTALLERRGARVVSAPAITIVPLIDDEALRAATEACIGLEPHLVVATTGFGFRGWLEAAEGWGLGDALRASLRGAKIIARGPKPCGAIRAAGLTEDWAAKTEASEEVLERLLSDGVAGRRIVVQEHGEPQTEFVDALRSAGAAVVEVPVYRWALAPDIAPVRRLAEQVAAGQIDAVTFTSAPAVKAFLRVAGEGGADVAAAFRDKTLAACVGPVTAAPLLDLDIPVVMPERYRLGALIKTVTDELPRRAVRLRVAGTTLEVRGHAVLIDEVPHALAPAAMAILASLARRPGAVVSKDQLAAALPRGNDGHAVDVAVARLRAALGSGKHIETVIKRGYRLRVDEAA; encoded by the coding sequence ATGACCGAGGGTGCACTGGCCGGCTTCACCGTGGCGGTCACCGCGGAACGACGCCGCAGTGAGATGACCGCCCTGCTGGAGCGGCGGGGCGCGCGGGTGGTCAGCGCGCCGGCGATCACCATCGTGCCGCTGATCGACGACGAGGCGCTGCGCGCCGCGACCGAGGCCTGCATCGGGCTGGAGCCGCACCTGGTGGTGGCGACCACCGGGTTCGGGTTCCGCGGCTGGCTGGAGGCGGCCGAGGGCTGGGGACTGGGTGACGCGCTGCGCGCCTCGCTGCGCGGCGCGAAGATCATCGCCCGTGGGCCGAAGCCGTGCGGGGCGATCCGGGCGGCCGGGCTCACCGAGGACTGGGCGGCCAAGACCGAGGCGTCCGAGGAGGTCCTGGAGCGGCTGCTCAGCGACGGTGTGGCCGGGCGGCGGATCGTGGTGCAGGAGCACGGCGAGCCGCAGACCGAGTTCGTCGACGCGCTGCGCTCGGCCGGGGCGGCGGTGGTCGAGGTGCCGGTGTATCGCTGGGCGCTCGCGCCCGACATCGCCCCGGTGCGCAGGCTCGCCGAGCAGGTCGCGGCCGGGCAGATCGACGCGGTGACGTTCACCAGCGCCCCCGCGGTGAAGGCGTTCCTGCGGGTCGCCGGGGAGGGCGGCGCCGACGTGGCCGCCGCGTTCCGGGACAAGACGCTCGCGGCCTGTGTCGGTCCGGTGACCGCGGCCCCGCTGCTCGACCTGGACATCCCGGTGGTGATGCCGGAGCGCTACCGGCTCGGCGCGCTGATCAAGACGGTCACCGACGAGCTGCCCCGGCGGGCGGTGCGGTTGCGGGTCGCCGGTACCACGCTGGAGGTGCGCGGGCATGCGGTGCTGATCGACGAGGTCCCGCACGCTCTCGCGCCGGCCGCGATGGCGATCCTGGCGTCGCTGGCCCGCCGGCCGGGCGCGGTGGTCTCCAAGGACCAGCTGGCGGCCGCCCTGCCGCGCGGCAACGACGGGCACGCGGTGGACGTGGCGGTGGCCCGGCTGCGGGCCGCGCTCGGCTCCGGCAAGCACATCGAGACGGTCATCAAACGCGGCTACCGCCTCCGGGTGGACGAGGCCGCCTGA
- a CDS encoding molybdopterin oxidoreductase family protein, translating into MTATQTHCPYCALQCGMTLTPGIPRVRLEPADFPVNRGGLCAKGFTAADLLDHPDRLLTPLVRKEPGNRDSPLREASWEEAYDRIVSAIRDSQEHYGPDSVGAFGGGGLTNEKAYALGKFVRVALRSSAIDYNGRFCMSSAATAANRALGIDRGLPFPLADLAEARTVLLVGANPADAMPPSMQYLDAGRANGAKHIVVDPRRTNTANGAYLHLQPLPGTDLALANGLLHIAIREGFLDEDFIASRTENFAAVKAAANAYWPERVERITGVPEVQLRETVRLLATEGPAIILTARGAEQHSNGTDTAQAWLNLALALGLVGRPFAGYGTITGQGNGQGGREHGQKADQLPGYRRLDDPAARAHVAKVWGVDADELPQPGRSAYEMIDALGAEGGVRVLLVLASNLVVSAPHSNNVIEKLRGLDFLVVSDIFRSETAELADVVLPTAQWAEEEGTMTNLEGRVIRRKMALPPPPMVKTDLTVLTDLAGLLGRGEFFTDEPRAVFEELRRASAGGVADYAGISYERIEAEDGVFWPCPSEDHAGTPRLFAETFPTASGRARFIRVDHRDPAEVPDETFPYVLTTGRNMQQYQSGNQTRRVKALTVALPEPRAEIHPDLARRHGIADGDLVELRSRRGAATLRARLSDGIRPDTVFAPFHWPGANALTNPALDPHSKMPAFKVCAVAIARAGTPEGTDQ; encoded by the coding sequence GTGACGGCGACCCAGACGCATTGCCCCTACTGCGCTCTGCAGTGCGGGATGACGCTGACGCCCGGGATCCCTCGGGTGCGGCTAGAGCCGGCCGACTTCCCGGTCAACCGGGGCGGCCTGTGCGCCAAGGGCTTCACCGCGGCGGACCTGCTGGACCATCCGGACCGGCTGCTGACGCCGCTGGTCCGTAAGGAGCCCGGCAACCGGGACTCGCCCCTGCGGGAGGCGTCCTGGGAGGAGGCGTACGACCGGATCGTCTCGGCGATCCGGGACAGTCAGGAGCACTACGGGCCGGACAGCGTCGGCGCGTTCGGCGGCGGCGGGCTGACCAACGAGAAGGCGTACGCCCTGGGCAAGTTCGTCCGGGTCGCGCTGCGCTCCTCGGCGATCGACTACAACGGCCGGTTCTGCATGTCGTCGGCGGCGACGGCGGCGAACCGGGCGCTCGGCATCGACCGCGGCCTGCCGTTCCCGCTCGCCGACCTGGCCGAGGCGCGGACCGTGCTGCTGGTCGGCGCGAACCCGGCGGACGCCATGCCGCCGTCCATGCAGTACCTGGACGCCGGCCGGGCCAACGGCGCCAAGCACATCGTCGTCGACCCCCGGCGCACGAACACGGCGAACGGCGCGTACCTGCACCTGCAGCCGCTGCCCGGCACCGACCTGGCGCTGGCCAACGGCCTGCTGCACATCGCGATCCGGGAGGGCTTCCTCGACGAGGACTTCATCGCGAGCCGCACCGAGAACTTCGCGGCGGTGAAGGCGGCGGCCAACGCCTACTGGCCGGAGCGGGTCGAGCGGATCACCGGCGTCCCGGAGGTCCAGCTGCGCGAGACCGTGCGGCTGCTGGCCACCGAGGGCCCGGCGATCATCCTGACCGCTCGCGGCGCCGAGCAGCACAGCAACGGCACCGACACCGCGCAGGCCTGGCTCAACCTGGCCCTCGCGCTCGGCCTGGTCGGCCGGCCCTTCGCCGGGTACGGCACGATCACCGGCCAGGGCAACGGGCAGGGCGGCCGCGAGCACGGGCAGAAGGCCGACCAGCTGCCGGGTTACCGCCGGCTGGACGACCCGGCGGCCCGGGCACACGTCGCGAAGGTGTGGGGCGTCGACGCCGACGAGCTCCCGCAACCGGGGCGTTCGGCGTACGAAATGATCGATGCCCTCGGCGCCGAAGGCGGCGTCCGGGTCCTCCTCGTGCTGGCCAGCAACCTGGTGGTCTCCGCCCCGCACAGCAACAACGTGATCGAGAAGCTGCGCGGCCTGGACTTCTTGGTGGTCTCCGACATCTTCCGGTCGGAGACCGCGGAGCTGGCCGACGTGGTCCTCCCCACCGCCCAGTGGGCGGAGGAGGAGGGCACGATGACCAACCTCGAGGGTCGCGTGATCCGCCGCAAGATGGCGCTGCCGCCGCCGCCGATGGTCAAGACGGACCTGACGGTGCTGACCGACCTCGCCGGCCTTCTGGGCCGCGGCGAGTTCTTCACCGACGAGCCGCGCGCGGTCTTCGAGGAGCTGCGCCGGGCCAGCGCGGGCGGCGTCGCCGACTACGCGGGGATCAGCTACGAGCGGATCGAGGCGGAGGACGGCGTCTTCTGGCCGTGCCCCAGCGAGGACCACGCGGGCACGCCGCGGCTGTTCGCCGAGACGTTCCCCACGGCCTCCGGCCGGGCCAGGTTCATCCGGGTCGATCACCGCGATCCCGCCGAGGTCCCCGACGAGACCTTTCCGTACGTCCTGACCACCGGCCGCAACATGCAGCAGTACCAGAGCGGCAACCAGACCAGGCGGGTGAAGGCGCTCACCGTGGCGCTGCCCGAACCCCGCGCCGAGATCCACCCCGACCTCGCCCGCCGGCACGGCATCGCCGACGGTGACCTGGTCGAGCTCCGCAGCCGCCGAGGCGCCGCGACGTTGCGCGCCCGGCTCTCCGACGGCATCCGCCCGGACACGGTGTTCGCGCCGTTCCACTGGCCCGGCGCGAACGCGCTGACCAATCCGGCCTTGGATCCGCACTCCAAGATGCCCGCTTTCAAGGTGTGCGCGGTGGCCATCGCGCGTGCCGGCACACCAGAAGGGACCGACCAGTGA
- a CDS encoding AurF N-oxygenase family protein, which produces MTTVTPPDRDRTATRLLRSSAEHSYDPLIEIDWEAPFAEGKYFVPPHRSSLYGTALWDRLTEDQRIELTKHEVASIAGLGVWFETILMQLLIRGYFKQDPTAAHAQYGLTEIADECRHSIMFGKMIARLDTPVYRPHGIDQLLGNWIAHTATGPRMFAAILIAEEILDTLQREAMADESVQPLVRMVSRIHVVEEARHVRFAREELARQIRVAGRSRLAFDKIVIGRAAYLTGTRLVDPRVYRAVGIDPEEGRRAARANPYHRETMRWAGERIVAYLSDLDLIGGGPAKTLWKASGLLPR; this is translated from the coding sequence ATGACGACTGTGACCCCGCCTGACCGGGACCGCACCGCCACCAGGCTGCTGCGATCCTCGGCCGAGCACTCCTACGACCCGCTGATCGAGATCGATTGGGAGGCCCCGTTCGCCGAGGGGAAGTACTTCGTCCCGCCGCACCGCTCCAGCCTCTACGGCACCGCGCTCTGGGACCGGCTCACCGAGGACCAGCGCATCGAGCTGACCAAGCACGAGGTGGCCAGCATCGCCGGTCTCGGCGTCTGGTTCGAGACGATCCTGATGCAGCTGCTGATCCGCGGTTACTTCAAGCAGGACCCGACCGCCGCGCACGCGCAGTACGGGCTCACCGAGATCGCCGACGAGTGCCGGCACTCGATCATGTTCGGCAAGATGATCGCCCGGCTGGACACCCCGGTCTACCGCCCGCACGGCATCGACCAACTGCTCGGCAACTGGATCGCGCACACCGCCACCGGCCCGCGGATGTTCGCCGCCATCCTGATCGCCGAGGAGATCCTGGACACCCTGCAGCGCGAGGCGATGGCCGACGAGAGCGTGCAGCCGCTGGTCCGGATGGTCTCCCGGATCCACGTGGTGGAGGAGGCCCGGCACGTCCGCTTCGCCCGCGAGGAGCTGGCCCGGCAGATCCGGGTCGCGGGGCGGTCCCGGCTGGCGTTCGACAAGATCGTGATCGGGCGGGCGGCGTACCTGACCGGCACCCGGCTGGTCGACCCGCGCGTCTACCGGGCGGTGGGCATCGATCCGGAGGAGGGGCGCCGGGCGGCCCGGGCCAACCCCTACCACCGGGAGACGATGCGCTGGGCGGGGGAGCGGATCGTGGCGTACCTGTCCGATCTCGATCTGATCGGCGGTGGCCCGGCCAAGACCCTGTGGAAGGCGTCCGGCCTGCTGCCCCGCTGA
- a CDS encoding alpha/beta fold hydrolase translates to MNYVTVRGSRIRFHETGDPAAPPVLLLHGIGRSLEDWSAQHSRFDDGYRVISLDMPGFGLSQRMPAPTTLPVLADGVWATLDALGETRPVHLMGNSLGGAVSMTMLASVPERVSTLTLVNSAGFGKEVTWALRVLALPGLGRAMLRNINRVSAPRVERTLFRDRALVTPERVAMAIKIARQPDFAPVYLEVAKALGGFRGVAPAWRTALLASLAELVKPTLIVWGDRDMILPSTHLAAARAAFPHAKSHMFPNTGHMPQIERPDEFAGLVRPMLAEVAV, encoded by the coding sequence ATGAACTACGTGACGGTACGCGGCAGCCGCATCCGCTTCCACGAGACCGGTGACCCGGCCGCCCCGCCCGTGCTGCTGCTGCACGGCATCGGCCGCAGCCTGGAGGACTGGTCGGCGCAGCACTCCCGGTTCGACGACGGGTACCGGGTGATCAGCCTCGACATGCCCGGTTTCGGGCTGTCCCAGCGGATGCCGGCGCCGACCACGCTGCCGGTGCTGGCCGACGGGGTGTGGGCGACGCTCGACGCGCTCGGCGAGACCCGCCCGGTGCACCTGATGGGCAACTCGCTGGGCGGCGCGGTCTCGATGACCATGCTGGCGTCGGTCCCCGAGCGGGTGTCCACGCTGACCCTGGTGAACAGCGCCGGGTTCGGCAAGGAGGTGACCTGGGCACTGCGCGTGCTGGCCCTGCCCGGGCTGGGCCGGGCGATGCTGCGCAACATCAACCGGGTGTCCGCGCCGCGGGTGGAACGGACCCTGTTCCGCGACCGGGCCCTGGTCACGCCGGAGCGGGTGGCGATGGCCATCAAGATCGCCAGGCAGCCGGACTTCGCGCCGGTCTACCTGGAGGTCGCCAAGGCGCTCGGCGGTTTCCGCGGCGTCGCGCCGGCCTGGCGTACCGCCCTGCTGGCGTCGCTGGCCGAGCTGGTCAAGCCGACCCTGATCGTCTGGGGCGACCGGGACATGATTCTGCCCAGCACCCACCTGGCCGCGGCCCGGGCGGCGTTCCCGCACGCCAAGTCGCACATGTTCCCCAACACCGGTCACATGCCGCAGATCGAGCGGCCGGACGAGTTCGCCGGGCTGGTCCGGCCGATGCTCGCCGAGGTGGCCGTCTGA
- a CDS encoding DUF4873 domain-containing protein produces the protein MTDEEEYRGPATLRLADGPVAVEVRMSAHFEPIEGRFRWAGRTNPVDDLRERVSGGLRQATIAIPGAPETAVKLSEPDPWGGVRISGAGTPPWFPEVAGE, from the coding sequence GTGACGGACGAAGAGGAGTATCGGGGTCCGGCCACGCTGCGGCTGGCGGACGGCCCGGTGGCGGTCGAGGTGCGGATGTCCGCGCACTTCGAGCCGATCGAGGGCCGGTTCCGCTGGGCCGGGCGCACCAACCCGGTCGACGACCTGCGGGAGCGGGTCAGCGGCGGGCTGCGCCAGGCGACCATCGCGATCCCCGGCGCGCCGGAGACCGCGGTGAAGCTCAGCGAGCCGGACCCGTGGGGTGGCGTCCGGATCAGCGGCGCCGGCACGCCGCCGTGGTTCCCGGAGGTGGCCGGTGAGTGA
- a CDS encoding SDR family NAD(P)-dependent oxidoreductase, which yields MARLDPYRFAGRTAVLTGAASGIGEQLAYGLAQRGSHLVLVDVDAARLDPVASRIRGAHPGLDVRTIVADLADRTAVQGVATRVRAEHPAIGLLINNAGIALGGRFDQVSMEQFEQVLNVNFRAPLLLTHALLPSLESGGHLVNVSSLFGLIAPPGQSAYCASKFALRGLSESLRGELIENRVGVTTVHPGGIRTRIAESALIGDGVPESEVAPTRKLFAALLSFPADRAAEQILRAVAKRKARLLIAANAKGPDIFARLAPVLTANVLRSLTAASVKAATRPRVGAGR from the coding sequence ATGGCCCGTCTTGATCCCTACCGGTTCGCCGGTCGCACCGCGGTGCTCACCGGCGCGGCCAGCGGCATCGGTGAACAGCTCGCCTACGGCCTGGCCCAGCGCGGCAGCCACCTCGTGCTGGTGGACGTCGACGCGGCCCGGCTCGACCCGGTCGCGTCCCGGATCCGCGGCGCGCACCCCGGCCTCGACGTGCGGACCATCGTCGCGGACCTCGCCGACCGGACCGCCGTGCAGGGCGTCGCGACCCGGGTCCGCGCCGAGCACCCGGCCATCGGCCTGCTGATCAACAACGCCGGGATCGCCCTCGGCGGACGGTTCGACCAGGTCAGCATGGAGCAGTTCGAGCAGGTGCTGAACGTCAACTTCCGGGCGCCGCTGCTGCTCACCCACGCGCTGCTGCCCAGCCTGGAGTCCGGCGGCCACCTGGTCAACGTGTCCAGCCTGTTCGGCCTGATCGCGCCGCCCGGGCAGAGCGCCTACTGCGCCAGCAAGTTCGCGCTGCGCGGGCTGAGCGAGTCGCTGCGCGGCGAGCTGATCGAGAACCGGGTGGGTGTCACCACCGTGCACCCGGGCGGGATCCGGACCCGGATCGCGGAGAGCGCGCTGATCGGCGACGGCGTACCGGAATCGGAGGTCGCGCCGACCCGCAAGCTCTTCGCCGCGCTGCTCTCCTTCCCCGCCGACCGGGCCGCCGAGCAGATCCTGCGGGCCGTCGCGAAGCGCAAGGCCCGGCTGCTGATCGCGGCCAACGCCAAGGGCCCGGACATCTTCGCCAGGCTGGCCCCGGTGCTCACCGCCAACGTGCTCCGGTCGCTGACCGCCGCCTCGGTCAAGGCCGCGACGCGGCCCAGGGTCGGTGCCGGGCGATGA